In Rutidosis leptorrhynchoides isolate AG116_Rl617_1_P2 chromosome 2, CSIRO_AGI_Rlap_v1, whole genome shotgun sequence, one genomic interval encodes:
- the LOC139894216 gene encoding suppressor of mec-8 and unc-52 protein homolog 2 — protein MGSSKVRNNNKDKVVRRKEEKVEEPELPKYRDRAKERREDQNPDYEPSELGSFHAVAPPGNVDLLSAEAHRISIEKSKYLGGDVEHTHLVKGLDYALLHKVRSEIDKKPEIEDASDGKSRGSKDDHPVSFRTGNAKAVYQWIVKPHTAVKPNDMFLPGRMAFIFDMESGFSHDIPTTVYRSKADCPELEEMVTVSVDGSVLERIGKIMSYLRLGSSGKILKKKKKDKDGKGKLPAVSVDYDILKPDDVKSHTEKEFLPPPPPPPPPKRNDVDVKEKLVGPAVSRNEQDDIFVGEGTDYAIPSKDMIQSPVSDDDMEESPSQIINKEKTCYFDEPAYGPVPPSQQPSDVDWQQTNGYDDLAGAGYQGGEWQECQYSGGEQQLAYHHPEQYQHFQHDTLTYEMVMQSGSNMEAEAEADAHLMMTQEEKDRGLGSVFKRDDVRLQQLREKDAREKDPNFVSESYSECYPGYQEYNREVVGSDDDEDDLSKMDMGGRAKGRLHRWDFETEEEWATYNEQKEAMPKAAFQFGVKMQDGRKTRKQNKDQKITNELHKINKILAKKKMQKGGEAVNDDSGDDESPHPAGKKLKM, from the exons ATGGGGTCGTCGAAGGTGAGGAACAACAACAAAGACAAAGTAGTTCGCCGCAA aGAGGAAAAGGTTGAAGAACCAGAACTACCAAAATatcgagatagagctaaggagcgAAGAGAGGACCAGAATCCTGATTATGAACCTTCTGAATTGGGATCTTTTCATGCAGTTGCCCCTCCTGGAAATGTTGATCTCTT ATCAGCTGAAGCCCATAGGATATCCATTGAGAAGAGCAAGTATCTTGGAG GCGATGTTGAACATACACATTTGGTTAAGGGATTGGATTATGCTTTGCTGCACAAAGTGAGAAGTGAAATAGACAAAAAACCAGAAATTGAAGATGCTAGTGATGGCAAGTCTAG AGGATCCAAGGACGACCATCCCGTATCATTTCGCACTGGAAATGCAAAG GCTGTGTATCAGTGGATAGTGAAGCCTCACACTGCTGTCAAGCCTAATGATATGTTCCTTCCTGGACGAATGGCTTTCATTTTTGACATg GAGAGTGGGTTTAGTCATGATATTCCGACCACTGTCTACAGAAGCAAAGCTGACTGCCCAGAGCTAGAG GAAATGGTTACTGTCAGTGTTGATGGCTCTGTACTAGAGCGAATTGGTAAAATTATGTCTTACCTTCGCCTTGGATCATCTGGAAAGATtctcaagaagaagaagaaagacaaGGATGGTAAAG GAAAACTCCCAGCTGTTAGTGTTGATTATGATATATTAAAACCTGATGACGTGAAAAGTCATACGGAGAAAGAATTtctgccaccaccaccaccaccaccacctccgaAAAGAAATGATGTTGATGTGAAAGAGAAATTGGTGGGGCCAGCAGTTTCTCGCAACGAGCAGGATGATATTTTCGTAGGAGAAGGAACTGACTATGCCATCCCTAGCAAAGATATGATCCAGAGCCCTGTTTCGGATGATGACATGGAAGAATCCCCCTCTCAGATTATTAACAAGGAGAAAACTTGTTATTTTGATGAACCTGCATATGGCCCTGTTCCACCCTCTCAGCAGCCATCTGATGTTGACTGGCAGCAAACT AATGGATACGATGACCTGGCTGGTGCTGGTTATCAAGGCGGTGAGTGGCAGGAATGTCAATATTCAGGAGGAGAGCAGCAACTGGCTTATCATCATCCTGAACAATACCAACACTTCCAGCATGACACTCTAACTTATGAGATGGTGATGCAATCAGGCTCCAACATGGAAGCAGAAGCAGAAGCAGACGCACACTTAATGATGACCCAAGAAGAGAAAGATCGGGGACTGGGTTCGGTGTTCAAGCGGGATGATGTGAGGCTTCAGCAACTACGGGAGAAAGACGCTCGGGAGAAAGATCCAAACTTTGTATCCGAGAGTTATTCAGAATGCTATCCAGGATATCAAGAATACAACCGTGAGGTTGTTGGtagtgatgatgatgaagatgatttatCAAAAATGGATATGGGTGGACGA GCAAAGGGACGGCTTCATAGGTGGGATTTTGAGACTGAAGAGGAGTGGGCAACATACAATGAGCAGAAAGAAGCAATGCCGAAAGCTGCATTTCAGTTTGGTGTGAAGATGCAAGATGGTCGCAAGACGAGAAAGCAGAATAAAGATCAGAAGATTACTAACGAGTTGCACAAGATTAATAAGATACTTGCCAAAAAGAAAATGCAAAAAGGTGGTGAAGCAGTAAATGATGACAGTGGCGATGATGAATCTCCTCACCCTGCTGGAAAGAAGCTCAAGATGTGA
- the LOC139894218 gene encoding uncharacterized protein, whose translation MTSYEQKFTRSSLPAVDMEKNNYFIDDYTDSVWDVPDDQATFHQAKRSIKLDHPYKGSDEFDDFVDGDCDSGDDHYNSSSVQQDIPEVNLKNVLSGIITIVMRGRNKDVIEDTVSEAATGSDVAFMGSAKNGDTYLHPSVYNIPSAPPLVERTTSGMMINYNTYKQVLEAEPPEWLRDSSTSVCMQCNAPFTALTRGRHHCRFCGRIFCRACSKGRCLLPVKFRERNPQRVCDTCYDMLDPLQGVLINTVSNAVQVAKHDVMDWTCTRGWLNLPVGLSMEHEIYKASNTLRNYSQVARLNPERSIPAAVIKGAKGLAILTVAKVGMLFTYKLGTGLVMARRADGSWSAPSAIISAGLGWGPQVGGELMDFIIVLHDYKAVKTFCSRMHFSLGAGCSAAAGPIGRVLEADLRAGAGGSGMCYTYSCSKGAFIGVSLEGNVVATRTDANLHFYGDPYLTTADILLGTVDRPKAAQPLYAALEDFNSKLHC comes from the exons ATGACTTCATACGAACAAAAATTTACCCGTTCTTCACTTCCGGCTGTCGACATGGAGAAGAACAATTACTTTATTGATGACTATACTGATTCTGTGTGGGATGTTCCAGATGACCAAGCTACGTTTCATCAGGCTAAAAGATCCATCAAACTTGACCATCCGTACAAAGGTTCTGATGAGTTTGATGATTTTGTTGATGGTGATTGTGACTCTGGTGATGACCATTACAACAGCAGCTCTGTTCAGCAAGATATTCCCGAGGTAAATTTGAAAAATGTTTTGAGCGGGATAATTACAATTGTCATGCGGGGTCGTAACAAAGATGTAATTGAAGACACTGTATCAGAAGCTGCTACTGGTTCAGACGTTGCATTTATGGGGTCAGCAAAAAACGGAGATACTTACTTGCACCCATCTGTGTACAACATTCCCAGTGCCCCGCCACTTGTTGAACGAACAACAAGTGGGATGATGATTAACTATAACACATACAAACAAGTGTTGGAAGCTGAGCCGCCAGAGTGGCTTAGGGACAGCTCTACTTCGGTTTGTATGCAGTGTAATGCTCCTTTCACTGCCCTCACTCGTGGTAGACATCATTGCCGATTCTGTGGAAGAATATTTTGTAGGGCCTGCTCAAAAGGAAGATGCTTGTTACCTGTTAAGTTTAGAGAAAGGAATCCACAGAGGGTGTGCGATACCTGCTATGATATGCTTGACCCATTACAAGGTGTTTTGATCAACACCGTCAGCAATGCTGTACAGGTCGCCAAGCATGATGTCATGGATTGGACTTGCACAAGAGGATGGTTAAATCTTCCAGTTGGCTTGTCTATGGAACATGAAATTTATAAAGCTTCTAATACGCTCAGAAATTACTCTCAG GTTGCCAGGTTAAATCCTGAAAGGTCTATACCTGCTGCAGTTATAAAAGGAGCTAAAGGTCTTGCTATTTTAACCGTTGCTAAAGTTGGGATGCTATTTACATATAAGCTTGGTACTGGTTTGGTCATGGCTCGAAGGGCAGATGGTTCATGGTCTGCACCTTCTGCTATAATTTCAGCTGGTCTAGGATGGGGCCCTCAG GTGGGAGGTGAGTTGATGGACTTCATAATTGTGCTTCACGACTATAAAGCTGTGAAAACATTCTGTAGTCGCATGCATTTTTCTCTTGGAGCTGGTTGCAGTGCTGCGGCAGGACCTATTGGGAGAGTTCTGGAAGCTGATCTTAGAGCTGGTGCTGGAGGCTCTGGCATGTGTTACACATACAGTTGTAGCAAAG GTGCATTTATTGGAGTGTCACTGGAAGGGAACGTTGTTGCAACAAGAACGGACGCTAATCTTCACTTCTATGGTGATCCATATCTCACAACTGCTGACATACTTCTTGGGACGGTCGACAGACCTAAGGCCGCTCAACCTTTGTATGCTGCTCTCGAAGACTTCAACTCTAAACTTCATTGTTAG